The region GTACGAAGGCCTGCACTTCGTCGTGGGCGAATAGCTTCATGACCGAGGCTCCTGAGCAGATAGGGTGATCTGGACAATCTCCTATTCGCGCTCAAGCCTCGGTTCCTTTCTTTCCGGCAAGACTAAGTGGGTAAGAGCCAGCCCCGCCGGCCAGCAGACGACCGCGCGCGTGTGCTACGACGACCGCTTCCTGTACGTGGCCTTCGAGTGCAAGGAGAGCGAGCCGCAGACGATCGTCAATCTCGTGGCTGACAATGGCGGGGAAGTGTGGCGGGATGACTCGGTGGAGGTCTTCGCCGACCCGGGCCTCAAGCGCCGCAATGTGCTGCACTGGATCGCCAATAGCGCCGGGAAGCAGACCCCGGCGCAGGGGTGGGAGGTCGCTACGCAACGCACCGCAACCGGCTGGACCGCCGAGATGGCGCTGCCGCTCTCTGGGTTACTCGCCCAGCCCGGCGACATGTGGGGGCTGAACCTGTGCCGCACCCGCCCGTCGCGGCCGCAGCAGGAGCCGGAGTTCAGTTGCTGGGCCAACCTCACCGGTGGCTTCGCGCAGGCCGACAAGTTCGGGGTGCTGATCTTCGGCGAGCAGAAGCGATAGAGTCAAGCAGGGCAGGCGAGGCCGCCTGCCCTGCTCCCCTAGCTATCGTGAATGGCATCAGGTCCGCGAGCCCGTATCAGCGGCTGCAGGCCTCCGCACCCATGACTTGCAGCGGGACCTCGACGATGGTCGGCTGGCCGGAGGCGAAGCCCTCTTCGACGGCAGCCGTGATCTGCTCGGGGGTCTCTACGCGCACCCCGCGCCCGCCGAGGCCCTCGACCGCCCGGACCCAGTCCAGCTTGCCCAGCCGGCTGGCCGCGCACGGACGCCCCGCCGCCTCCTGACCGCACACGACGATCCCCCACGCCTCGTCATTCGCCAGCACTGTCACGAACGGCAGGCCGTGCCGCACGGCCGACTGGAACTCCGGCAGGCAGAAGCCCAGCGAGCCGTCGCCGGTGATCAGCAGCACGCGGCGGTCCGGCCACGCCAGCTTCGCCGCCATCGCCCCCGGCACGCCCATGCCGATCACGCCGCTGGCGCCGCAGGTCAGCAGGCGCTCGGGGTAGCGGTTGGGCAGCAGGATCTTGTGTGCCCACTGGCCGATGTTCCCGCCATCCAGGACGAGTGCGGTGCTGTCGGTGAAGCAGGGACGCAGGGCCTGCGCCAGGTCCCAGCCAGTCATGACGCCCGGCGCGGTCGCGGGGCGCTGCTCCCACCGGGCGTAGAAGTCGCCCGCGACTTGCTGCGCCTCGGCCAGCCAGGCCTCGTGCCCCCCGCCGGTGTACGCGGCGGCAAGCTGCGCCAAGACCGTGGCCGGATCGCCCAGGAGGGCGGCGTCGGGCTCGATGGCCTGGTGAAGCTGCCCGGGATCTACGTCCACGCGCACGACCTTCAGGTCGGCACACAGCGGGGGCCGGTCCAGATAGCGGGTGCGGTAGTCCACGGCTGCCCCGGCGATGAGCATCAGGTCGGCCCGCGGCTGCAAGTCCGGCTCGCCACTGGCCCCGCCGATGACACCCATGAACAGATCGGAGGGCTCGTTGATGACGCCGCGATCCCAGATCGGCGTGACGATGGGCGCGCCCACGCGCCGGGCAAAGGCCTCCAGCGCCGCGCCGCCGTCGGCGTAGAATACGCCGCTGCCGGCAACGATCAGGGGCTTCTCAGCTTGGGCGACCAGCGCGGCCGCCTCGGCGACTGCCGCGTCGGCCGCCGCGGCCTGGTTGCAGGCCACGCCCCGCGCCCCGAGGGCCGGTCCGGCCAGGGACGGGGTGAACTCCCCCTCCAGGGCGTCGCGCGGGATGGTCAGGTGCACCGGGCCGGGGCGGCCCGAGGTCGCGGCCGCGATAGCCTCGTGCAGCGCCTGCGGAACGCGCTGCGGGTCCGTGACCAGCTCGGTGTACTTGCACAGCGAGGCGCATAGCGCGATGTGGTCGCAGTCCTGGAAGGTGCCGCGCCGCATGTGCGAGGACGAGCTGTGGCCGGTGATGAGCAGGAAAGGCGCGCCGTCGAACCACGCGTTCATCAGCCCCGCCATAGCGTTGATGTGGGCGATGGCGCTGGACACCACGCACACGCCGATCTTGCGGGTGAGCTTGCCGTAGGCCTCGGCCAGGTAGCTGCCTGCCTGCTCGTTGCGCACATCCACCATGCGCAGGCCGGCCTCGTGGGCGGCAGTGATGATGGCCTCGGTGCCATTGCCGCACAGGAGGGAGATGAACTCCACCCCACGCTCCTGCAGGCCTTTGATCAGTGCGTCTGCTCCATTCATGTCTTGCTCCCTTGAGTCTAGCGAACGACTTCCACCTTCACCGTGTGCTTCACCGGCTCGACGGCCGCGGATGAGGCGGCGGCCAACTCCTGGTCGCGCGCGATGGCCTTGGCGGCGATGCGGTCCAGGGCCGGGCCCTCCTCGGGCGCCAGGTCACGGTAGGCGGGCATCATGTGCAGAATCGTCTTGGTCAGTGGCGTCTCGAAGTTCTGCTGCGCGCGGATGGCCTGCTCGGCCTTCTGGAAGGGCTGACAGAAGGGGTTATCGAGGAAGTCGGCAGCCAGGTTGATGCCCCGGGCCAGGTCAGCCCCGGTGAACTCCTTGCTGGCTTCACCCCAGGTTACCTTGTAGCGCGCGGCGGCGTCCGCGCCCTTCACCACGAGCATCAGGCGGTTCAGGTCCTGGTTGAAGGGGAGGAACTCGATGATGCCCTTCGTGGCGCCCGGACTGGTCGGGTCCCCGAAGAAGCAGAACGGGTAGCGGGTGCTCTCCATCTCCACCGCGCCGCCGGCACACGAGAGCACCTTGTGCCCCTCGGTCGCCTCCGCCTTGTTGCCGGCAAGGTCCAGCGTAATGGTGCCGATGTCGCCCGTGCAGCCCAGGGCCTTGAGGAAGGCGTAGGCCATGACAAGCTGACCATTGGCCGACGGGTGGACGCCATCGGGCCCCGCCACGTGATAGGCCGGGCCATACTTGGCCTTCGCCCTGGCCATGACATCCATCATCGGCCCATGCACATCGGCGAAGACGACGTTCTCCTCGGTAGCGACTTCGCGGCCGAGGTCGCCCAGCTTGCCCAGCGTCACGTTGTACACTTCCGCCGCCTGGCCGCCGCCGCGGAAGGTGCTGCTGTCCACGCAGCCGGGCGAGCCGATCACGATCAGCCGCACCCCGGCCTTGCGCAGACCGGCCACGATGTTCTTGTGCGTGTCGCGGTACAGCTTCCCGCGGTTCGGATCAAAGGGGCCATAGCCACCGTCGTTCATGCCGTAGCAGGTGGTCACAACGGTCGGCTTGAGGGCCAGCACGTCACGCTCCATGCGCGGCAGGAAGCCGTGGGCCACTTCGCCGCCCCAGCCGGCCTGCATCACGCGCATCTTGGCGGCGGGCTGGCACATCAGCATGTAGTCCTCGATGAACACCGAGTACTGCTTCTGCTCGGTGATGGAGTCCCCGCACACGGCCACGAAGTCGTTGGCCTGCAGCGACGCCACGGGGGCGTTCTGGGCCAGGGCACAACCGGCGGCGAGGAGCAGCACGGCCACGGCGACGGCAGAGCGAAGCGAGAGTCTCATGGTGGTCCTCCAGGTTCTGACGCTATCATCGTCTCTGAGCGAGGCCATCGCTGGCCAGACTGTAGGGCGGGGGCTTGTACCCCGCCCCGACTACCGATACCCGAACGGCCGGCGGGGTACAAGCCCCCTGAGACCGCGAGCGGTCTCTACGCTCTAAAACGGCCCTACGTCGACAGCCGCTCCTGCAGCGCGGCCAGCAGCCCGTCGGGCGGGTCGCAGGGCAAGTCTATGGGGCGCGACTGCAGCGCGCTCATGTAGATCCCCAGGATGACGTTGAACTGGTCCAGCGAGCGCTCCAGGCGGGTCGGGTGGGGCGAGGCGTCGTCCAGCAGCCAGTCGAACACGGCCTCGGTCAGCCGCCCCTGTGCCAGGTCGTCCTCGGTGCCGTAGTCATGCGTGCCACTCTCGTAGCCGCCTGCCACGGTGCGCCGCTCCCAGCTACCCATGGTCCAGTGCACGAAGCCCTCGTCGCCGTAGAGGGCGATGCGCTTGTGGGCGTAGGGCACTTCCAGCCGGTCCGTCGCGTACGGGGCGGCCGTGCCGCACACGAGCATTCCGTGCGAGCCGTTGGCGAAGTTCAGCGAGGCGGTGCACATGCCGGGGGAGGGCTGCCGCGACTCGATGGGGCCGGCGTCGGCCACCTGCCCGAACACGCGCGTGAACGGGTCGAAGCCGTTGTAGCTGTGGGCCAGCTCGAGCACGTGGACGCCCTGGTCCAGCGGCGTCGAGCGCGCGCTGGCATCCACGAACCGCACCTTCCCGATGCGCCCCTCGGACACGTCGCGCTTCAGCTCCAGGTTGCGGGCATGGAAGTGCAACTGCGTGTTCACGCAGAAGCGTGTCTGCGAGGTCACGCTCAGCTCCCGCAGCTTGCGGTAGTCTTCGCCTTGCAGCGCGATGGGCTTCTCGACGATGGCGGCGGGCACGTTGTGCGCGGCGGCCAGCGTCATCAGCTCCACCCGCAGCGAGGGGAGGGTCACGATGTGCAGCACGTCCGGCTGCACGGTGTCGAGCATCTCGTGGACATCGGCATAGCGGTCGCTGATGCCGAACTCGTCGCCGAAGTCATTGCGGCGCTTTTCGTCCAGGTCGCACACGGCCACCATCT is a window of bacterium DNA encoding:
- a CDS encoding Gfo/Idh/MocA family oxidoreductase; its protein translation is MFKCAFLGCGPRARGHARGYATVTRGQMVAVCDLDEKRRNDFGDEFGISDRYADVHEMLDTVQPDVLHIVTLPSLRVELMTLAAAHNVPAAIVEKPIALQGEDYRKLRELSVTSQTRFCVNTQLHFHARNLELKRDVSEGRIGKVRFVDASARSTPLDQGVHVLELAHSYNGFDPFTRVFGQVADAGPIESRQPSPGMCTASLNFANGSHGMLVCGTAAPYATDRLEVPYAHKRIALYGDEGFVHWTMGSWERRTVAGGYESGTHDYGTEDDLAQGRLTEAVFDWLLDDASPHPTRLERSLDQFNVILGIYMSALQSRPIDLPCDPPDGLLAALQERLST
- a CDS encoding SGNH/GDSL hydrolase family protein produces the protein MRLSLRSAVAVAVLLLAAGCALAQNAPVASLQANDFVAVCGDSITEQKQYSVFIEDYMLMCQPAAKMRVMQAGWGGEVAHGFLPRMERDVLALKPTVVTTCYGMNDGGYGPFDPNRGKLYRDTHKNIVAGLRKAGVRLIVIGSPGCVDSSTFRGGGQAAEVYNVTLGKLGDLGREVATEENVVFADVHGPMMDVMARAKAKYGPAYHVAGPDGVHPSANGQLVMAYAFLKALGCTGDIGTITLDLAGNKAEATEGHKVLSCAGGAVEMESTRYPFCFFGDPTSPGATKGIIEFLPFNQDLNRLMLVVKGADAAARYKVTWGEASKEFTGADLARGINLAADFLDNPFCQPFQKAEQAIRAQQNFETPLTKTILHMMPAYRDLAPEEGPALDRIAAKAIARDQELAAASSAAVEPVKHTVKVEVVR
- a CDS encoding thiamine pyrophosphate-binding protein translates to MNGADALIKGLQERGVEFISLLCGNGTEAIITAAHEAGLRMVDVRNEQAGSYLAEAYGKLTRKIGVCVVSSAIAHINAMAGLMNAWFDGAPFLLITGHSSSSHMRRGTFQDCDHIALCASLCKYTELVTDPQRVPQALHEAIAAATSGRPGPVHLTIPRDALEGEFTPSLAGPALGARGVACNQAAAADAAVAEAAALVAQAEKPLIVAGSGVFYADGGAALEAFARRVGAPIVTPIWDRGVINEPSDLFMGVIGGASGEPDLQPRADLMLIAGAAVDYRTRYLDRPPLCADLKVVRVDVDPGQLHQAIEPDAALLGDPATVLAQLAAAYTGGGHEAWLAEAQQVAGDFYARWEQRPATAPGVMTGWDLAQALRPCFTDSTALVLDGGNIGQWAHKILLPNRYPERLLTCGASGVIGMGVPGAMAAKLAWPDRRVLLITGDGSLGFCLPEFQSAVRHGLPFVTVLANDEAWGIVVCGQEAAGRPCAASRLGKLDWVRAVEGLGGRGVRVETPEQITAAVEEGFASGQPTIVEVPLQVMGAEACSR